A single region of the Lates calcarifer isolate ASB-BC8 linkage group LG3, TLL_Latcal_v3, whole genome shotgun sequence genome encodes:
- the s100a11 gene encoding protein S100-A13, with amino-acid sequence METAISTLVTQFKVFAGKDGSASTLSKDEFHNLVTSQLPNYVKNSGNAGVIDELMGSLDENNDGELTFSEFWQLIGKLASKQGWFQSVEL; translated from the exons ATGGAAACTGCCATCAGCACCCTTGTCACCCAGTTCAAGGTGTTCGCTGGGAAAGATGGATCCGCCAGCACCCTGAGCAAAGACGAATTCCACAACCTGGTGACCTCTCAGCTACCCAACTATGTCAAG AACTCCGGCAACGCAGGGGTGATTGACGAGCTCATGGGCTCGCTGGACGAAAACAATGACGGGGAGCTGACTTTCTCAGAGTTCTGGCAGCTGATTGGAAAACTTGCGAGCAAACAGGGCTGGTTTCAGTCAGTAGAGCTCTAA
- the pbxip1a gene encoding pre-B-cell leukemia transcription factor-interacting protein 1 isoform X1: MSDNSNSTGSSASSTNSWTLLSPEEAAIENVGPVDDGTESLGDVPSLSEEVAGAAVEFKPSDIPVETVLSEEGHQVCQETSPDSSEGPIPSSPARMSPLPHSPLDPEDLDLESQPPVIHDIDTSSPSDNENLGAIPFVTNIDLGTPLDIPAADFPPPEFEESCSAPPMTEIPVSAKQGLDTPTDIGPISASLATESPVFTAEPEVNIPAETITANDPPSHADADISFVPESTELPSPVTEGLVAEEPIDESPAETVGSVEAEEEAAVEREAAEPSEAVPYYEREQEEEEPSTSFDLGDTSGFDDGLRRRNVPSFDAPRPRTSDEEDEDEEVEFKLAEKKEEKPWFSLNKCIVGALILLFLGSLFLSGFLSDLDYGDFDASELSDGEQSQDWLSSDPQDMKALLDKLTQENQQIAQLEAQLQSQKEELDSALRAVAVSGDEKGKADLEKENTKLKEELSSLPELKKELEILRARVTELNQLTADQKMPPAAPSSAPQPGEKDGPSNQKAAGPERRKDANEGQRLKEELQRQKVLLEESRKRLEGMKRDGGSRKHVRDSLEEIQRKLSEQVERWGKRKPQESKWKGNKGKNNERDHWKKDEKKERRGEKEWKHSRDGGWKDKEEKKEKEWKSQKQNSHKEAWRKHQDEWERKKDERRMDREERRKEKPWHSRPDKNSHRHSHQHQQHQHHHHQQPRQPHQHNHNDFWRDQEQKLQRNIRPQLGCSSVDDCAGKEGLYAVELSEFEELLEGYLSKLEGSSSESKDKIRKLTAEFFEDGVFIHDRVLFSDFAEDVADILEDMVDVLEDGGRKDDDSLEEEMEEFEREALWKFAATA, translated from the exons ATGTctgacaacagcaacagcacaggCAGCAGTGCGTCCTCAACCAACAGCTGGACCCTCCTCTCCCCCGAG GAAGCTGCTATTGAGAATGTCGGGCCTGTTGACGATGGGACTGAGAGCCTGGGTGACGTCCCCAGTCTCTCTGAGGAGGTGGCAG gagctgctgtggaGTTCAAACCGAGTGACATTCCAGTAGAAACTGTGCTGTCTGAGGAGGGCCATCAG GTGTGTCAAGAGACCTCTCCAGACTCCAGCGAGGGTCCCATCCCTTCTAGTCCAGCCCGGATGAGTCCCCTTCCGCATAGCCCCCTTGACCCTGAGGACCTCGACCTGGAGAGTCAGCCTCCAGTTATCCATGATATCGACACCAGCTCCCCCAGTGACAATGAGAACCTAGGAGCCATACCCTTTGTCACCAACATTGATTTGGGGACTCCACTTGATATTCCTGCTGCTGATTTCCCCCCACCGGAGTTTGAGGAGTCCTGCTCTGCTCCCCCCATGACTGAGATCCCTGTCTCTGCAAAGCAAGGACTTGACACACCCACTGATATCGGGCCGATATCTGCAAGCCTTGCCACAGAGAGCCCTGTCTTCACTGCTGAACCTGAGGTTAACATCCCCGCAGAGACCATTACAGCCAATGATCCTCCCTCCCATGCTGACGCTGATATCAGCTTTGTTCCAGAGAGCACAGAGCTGCCAAGCCCGGTCACAGAGGGCCTGGTGGCAGAAGAACCCATTGATGAAAGTCCTGCAGAGACAGTTGGTTCAgtagaagcagaggaggaggcagcagtgGAAAGGGAGGCGGCAGAGCCATCTGAGGCAGTGCCCTATTATgagagagaacaggaagaaGAAG AGCCATCAACCAGTTTTGATTTGGGTGACACAAGCGGCTTTGATGAtggactgaggaggaggaatgtcCCCTCTTTTGATGCGCCAAGGCCAAGAACGTcagatgaggaagatgaggatgaggaagtGGAGTTCAAGCTTGctgagaagaaggaggaaaagcCATGGTTCTCCTTGAACAAATGCATTGTGGGAGCTCTGATCCTGCTCTTTTTAGgttccctcttcctctcag GTTTCCTCTCTGACCTGGATTATG GTGACTTTGACGCCTCTGAACTGAGTGATGGAGAACAAAGCCAG GACTGGCTTAGCAGTGATCCACAGGATATGAAAGCGTTATTGGATAAACTGACACAGGAAAACCAACAAATCGCTCAGCTAGAGGCTCAGCTACAG TCTCAAAAAGAAGAACTCGACTCTGCACTGAGGGCAGTAGCAGTGAGTGGTGATGAAAAAGGTAAAGCAGAtctggagaaagaaaacacaaagctgaAGGAGGAGCTGTCATCTCTGCCTGAGCTGAAGAAAGAGCTGGAGATTCTGAGGGCCAGGGTGACTGAACTCAACCAGCTCACAG CTGATCAAAAAATGCCTCCGGCTGCTCCTAGTTCAGCCCCTCAGCCTGGTGAGAAAGATGGTCCGAGTAATCAGAAAGCAGCTGGACCTGAGAGGAGAAAGGATGCAAATGAGGGACAGAGGCTGAAGGAGGAACTCCAGAGACAGAAAGTTCTTTTGGAGGAGAGCAGAAAGAGACTGGAGGGGATGAAAAGAGATGGGGGTAGCAGGAAACACGTCAGGGATAGCTTGGAGGAGATCCAGAGGAAGCTTTCTGAGCAAGTTGAGAGGTGGGGGAAGAGGAAGCCGCAGGAGTCCAAATGGAAAGGGaacaaaggcaaaaataatGAGCGGGACCACTGGAAGAAAGACGAAAAGAAAGAGCGGAGGGGTGAGAAAGAGTGGAAGcacagcagagatggaggatggaaggataaagaggagaagaaggagaaggagtgGAAGTCTCAGAAGCAAAACTCTCACAAAGAGGCATGGAGGAAACACCAGGACgagtgggagaggaagaaggacgAGCGCAGaatggacagagaggagaggaggaaggagaagccGTGGCACAGCCGGCCCGATAAAAACTCACACCGTCACagtcatcagcatcagcagcaccagcatCACCACCATCAGCAGCCCCGCCAGCCTCACCAGCACAACCACAACGATTTCTGGAGAGACCAGGAGCAGAAGCTGCAACGCAACATCCGCCCCCAGCTgggctgcagctctgtggacGATTGCGCGGGCAAGGAGGGGCTCTACGCTGTGGAGCTGTCTGAGTTCGAGGAACTGCTGGAGGGTTACCTGAGCAAGCTTGAAGGGTCATCGTCTGAGAGCAAGGACAAGATCCGGAAGCTGACCGCGGAGTTCTTTGAGGACGGCGTGTTTATCCACGACAGGGTCCTTTTCAGCGACTTTGCCGAGGATGTAGCAGACATTCTGGAGGACATGGTGGACGTTTTAGAGGACGGCGGGCGGAAGGACGACGACtccctggaggaggagatggaggagttTGAACGAGAGGCCCTGTGGAAATTTGCCGCCACAGCTTAA
- the cks1b gene encoding cyclin-dependent kinases regulatory subunit 1: protein MSHKQIFYSEKYDDDKYEYRHVMLPKDIAKRVPKTHLMTETEWRNLGVQQSQGWVHYMIHQPEPHILLFRRPLPNPKS, encoded by the exons ATGTCTCACAAACAGATCTTCTACTCTGAAAAATATGACGATGACAAATATGAGTACAG GCATGTAATGCTACCCAAAGACATTGCAAAGCGTGTACCGAAGACCCATTTGATGACTGAGACTGAATGGAGAAACCTGGGTGTCCAACAGAGCCAAGGATGGGTGCATTACATGATCCACCAGCCAG agccacacaTCTTGCTGTTCCGGCGCCCCCTGCCTAACCCAAAATCATAA
- the pbxip1a gene encoding pre-B-cell leukemia transcription factor-interacting protein 1 isoform X2 has translation MSDNSNSTGSSASSTNSWTLLSPEEAAIENVGPVDDGTESLGDVPSLSEEVAGAAVEFKPSDIPVETVLSEEGHQVCQETSPDSSEGPIPSSPARMSPLPHSPLDPEDLDLESQPPVIHDIDTSSPSDNENLGAIPFVTNIDLGTPLDIPAADFPPPEFEESCSAPPMTEIPVSAKQGLDTPTDIGPISASLATESPVFTAEPEVNIPAETITANDPPSHADADISFVPESTELPSPVTEGLVAEEPIDESPAETVGSVEAEEEAAVEREAAEPSEAVPYYEREQEEEEPSTSFDLGDTSGFDDGLRRRNVPSFDAPRPRTSDEEDEDEEVEFKLAEKKEEKPWFSLNKCIVGALILLFLGSLFLSGDFDASELSDGEQSQDWLSSDPQDMKALLDKLTQENQQIAQLEAQLQSQKEELDSALRAVAVSGDEKGKADLEKENTKLKEELSSLPELKKELEILRARVTELNQLTADQKMPPAAPSSAPQPGEKDGPSNQKAAGPERRKDANEGQRLKEELQRQKVLLEESRKRLEGMKRDGGSRKHVRDSLEEIQRKLSEQVERWGKRKPQESKWKGNKGKNNERDHWKKDEKKERRGEKEWKHSRDGGWKDKEEKKEKEWKSQKQNSHKEAWRKHQDEWERKKDERRMDREERRKEKPWHSRPDKNSHRHSHQHQQHQHHHHQQPRQPHQHNHNDFWRDQEQKLQRNIRPQLGCSSVDDCAGKEGLYAVELSEFEELLEGYLSKLEGSSSESKDKIRKLTAEFFEDGVFIHDRVLFSDFAEDVADILEDMVDVLEDGGRKDDDSLEEEMEEFEREALWKFAATA, from the exons ATGTctgacaacagcaacagcacaggCAGCAGTGCGTCCTCAACCAACAGCTGGACCCTCCTCTCCCCCGAG GAAGCTGCTATTGAGAATGTCGGGCCTGTTGACGATGGGACTGAGAGCCTGGGTGACGTCCCCAGTCTCTCTGAGGAGGTGGCAG gagctgctgtggaGTTCAAACCGAGTGACATTCCAGTAGAAACTGTGCTGTCTGAGGAGGGCCATCAG GTGTGTCAAGAGACCTCTCCAGACTCCAGCGAGGGTCCCATCCCTTCTAGTCCAGCCCGGATGAGTCCCCTTCCGCATAGCCCCCTTGACCCTGAGGACCTCGACCTGGAGAGTCAGCCTCCAGTTATCCATGATATCGACACCAGCTCCCCCAGTGACAATGAGAACCTAGGAGCCATACCCTTTGTCACCAACATTGATTTGGGGACTCCACTTGATATTCCTGCTGCTGATTTCCCCCCACCGGAGTTTGAGGAGTCCTGCTCTGCTCCCCCCATGACTGAGATCCCTGTCTCTGCAAAGCAAGGACTTGACACACCCACTGATATCGGGCCGATATCTGCAAGCCTTGCCACAGAGAGCCCTGTCTTCACTGCTGAACCTGAGGTTAACATCCCCGCAGAGACCATTACAGCCAATGATCCTCCCTCCCATGCTGACGCTGATATCAGCTTTGTTCCAGAGAGCACAGAGCTGCCAAGCCCGGTCACAGAGGGCCTGGTGGCAGAAGAACCCATTGATGAAAGTCCTGCAGAGACAGTTGGTTCAgtagaagcagaggaggaggcagcagtgGAAAGGGAGGCGGCAGAGCCATCTGAGGCAGTGCCCTATTATgagagagaacaggaagaaGAAG AGCCATCAACCAGTTTTGATTTGGGTGACACAAGCGGCTTTGATGAtggactgaggaggaggaatgtcCCCTCTTTTGATGCGCCAAGGCCAAGAACGTcagatgaggaagatgaggatgaggaagtGGAGTTCAAGCTTGctgagaagaaggaggaaaagcCATGGTTCTCCTTGAACAAATGCATTGTGGGAGCTCTGATCCTGCTCTTTTTAGgttccctcttcctctcag GTGACTTTGACGCCTCTGAACTGAGTGATGGAGAACAAAGCCAG GACTGGCTTAGCAGTGATCCACAGGATATGAAAGCGTTATTGGATAAACTGACACAGGAAAACCAACAAATCGCTCAGCTAGAGGCTCAGCTACAG TCTCAAAAAGAAGAACTCGACTCTGCACTGAGGGCAGTAGCAGTGAGTGGTGATGAAAAAGGTAAAGCAGAtctggagaaagaaaacacaaagctgaAGGAGGAGCTGTCATCTCTGCCTGAGCTGAAGAAAGAGCTGGAGATTCTGAGGGCCAGGGTGACTGAACTCAACCAGCTCACAG CTGATCAAAAAATGCCTCCGGCTGCTCCTAGTTCAGCCCCTCAGCCTGGTGAGAAAGATGGTCCGAGTAATCAGAAAGCAGCTGGACCTGAGAGGAGAAAGGATGCAAATGAGGGACAGAGGCTGAAGGAGGAACTCCAGAGACAGAAAGTTCTTTTGGAGGAGAGCAGAAAGAGACTGGAGGGGATGAAAAGAGATGGGGGTAGCAGGAAACACGTCAGGGATAGCTTGGAGGAGATCCAGAGGAAGCTTTCTGAGCAAGTTGAGAGGTGGGGGAAGAGGAAGCCGCAGGAGTCCAAATGGAAAGGGaacaaaggcaaaaataatGAGCGGGACCACTGGAAGAAAGACGAAAAGAAAGAGCGGAGGGGTGAGAAAGAGTGGAAGcacagcagagatggaggatggaaggataaagaggagaagaaggagaaggagtgGAAGTCTCAGAAGCAAAACTCTCACAAAGAGGCATGGAGGAAACACCAGGACgagtgggagaggaagaaggacgAGCGCAGaatggacagagaggagaggaggaaggagaagccGTGGCACAGCCGGCCCGATAAAAACTCACACCGTCACagtcatcagcatcagcagcaccagcatCACCACCATCAGCAGCCCCGCCAGCCTCACCAGCACAACCACAACGATTTCTGGAGAGACCAGGAGCAGAAGCTGCAACGCAACATCCGCCCCCAGCTgggctgcagctctgtggacGATTGCGCGGGCAAGGAGGGGCTCTACGCTGTGGAGCTGTCTGAGTTCGAGGAACTGCTGGAGGGTTACCTGAGCAAGCTTGAAGGGTCATCGTCTGAGAGCAAGGACAAGATCCGGAAGCTGACCGCGGAGTTCTTTGAGGACGGCGTGTTTATCCACGACAGGGTCCTTTTCAGCGACTTTGCCGAGGATGTAGCAGACATTCTGGAGGACATGGTGGACGTTTTAGAGGACGGCGGGCGGAAGGACGACGACtccctggaggaggagatggaggagttTGAACGAGAGGCCCTGTGGAAATTTGCCGCCACAGCTTAA